Part of the Bacteriovorax sp. BAL6_X genome, ACCTCTTTGATGTATCTGGTCTTCAGATAGAGTGGGCCCGAGCGTATGAGAAGGCCATCATTGCCCTAGATGAGGTTGATTTCTTAAGAGCTTATCACGATGATTGCGCAATCTTAAAAACTGTTGGAGCAAATGTCGGACTTAATGAATACTTTGAGGCCAATGAAATTGCGGCCCTTGCTGGTTCGTGGGAGAAAACGTTTATTACGTTTTCAAAGCTATGTCGCAAGATTCTTGGTCACCGAATTATTGATGCCCTTAAAAATTGTAAAACGATTCAAGAACAACTCAATATTATGGATACAGTGAGCTTTAAGATAAAGTGGACTGTCGTATTATCGATTGTAGGAAATAAAGCTCTTATGAATTCTCTCTTATATCGAGGTGATTTTATAAGAAAGAATATTCCTGAAAGCTATGTGAAATTTTATCGAAATCGTTTTGCTCGTTTATTTAAGAATAACCTTATTAAAGATAATTTCTTCTTAAGCTTATGCTTTTTTGGAGAAGTTACTTTGACAAATACGCCTCTTCGTTGTCGAAACTTCTCAGAGCTTAAAGAGAGTATTGGATCAACTCAAGTGAATTATCATATTGGTGATGTGGTTGCTGAACTTGCCAGTGGAAAGCACCAATTTGATTATTTTTCTTACTCAGATGTTCCTAGTTACTTTAATGATGAACTAGGTCGGGACTTTCTTCAAAAGGCCAAGTCTTCAATTTCTATTGGTGGTGTGATCTGTGTTCGTTATTATCTACGTGTTCATTCGCCAAACTTAGAGAGTTTTGAAGATATCACAGCTGACTTCTCTGATCTTATTAAGAAAGAAAAAGTTGGGGTGTACGATATAAAATTTTATAAAAGAGTCTCATAAATAAAGGCTTCCTCGGAAGCCTTTTTTATTCTTGGTTTTCTTGAAGTAGGTTAATTAAACCTTTTTCACAATCCATCTCGATCTCTTGCCCATTTTCAACAATTTTTGTAATTCCTGGAACACCAACAATCGTTGGTATTTTAAGTTCTCTTGCGATAACCGCAGAGTGCGATAGTGTCGATCCTTTTTCTACGAGAAGTCCCTTAATTGATGGAAATAAAGGGGCCCAGCCTGGGTCAGTTCTTACCGTACAAAGAATCTTATCATTAACATCGATTCCATCATCTGGTTTAAAGAGTAGGGCGACTTCTCCTGTGATATGTCCTGGATAACATCCAATACCCTTAAGTGCACCATCGTGATCGAGATTTGTATTACCTTCATAGATAAATTTATTTCCCGCATGAACAAAGCCAAAAGTCTTAAAGTGATGACCAGGCTCTTCATCTTCATATGATTCATACTCAGACTTTCTTAAGCTAATTAGCTCTTTTAGACTTGTCTGTACAATGCGCCCATCTTTCAATTCTTCGATCTCGCCTAGAGTTAGAAAGAAGATATCTTCAGGTAAATTGATTAAGTTGAAGCTTGCTAGCTGATTTCCCATCTCACGGTATATTTGGCGTGAAATTCCAAAAGACTTAGTTCGTAGAAGCCTTGTGTTTTCTCTGTAGCGAATTGCCTTTCTGAGTTTTCTAAGGTCTTTATAAAAACGTTTTCTTGCAAATGATGAAAGCTTCTTTTTAACGAGAGGAGCTATTTTAGCTTCTTCTGACTCTCTAAGTTCAAGCTCATTTGCAATAAAGCTTTCATAGCTTAGACTTTCTTTAATGACGTAGTTTTTTAGAATATTAATAAGAAAGTCTGGGTTTTCACGTAGAGTTAAACTTTCTAACTTAAGTTCACCAATTGTACGGTCACCATAATTATCAATATATTTCTGACATAGCTCAAAGATGGCCTTATTGTTAATATAGAAGAAGTCCATGACTTTTAAGTTTTCTAGTTTTAAGAATTGATCTTGAAAGCCCTGATCACACTTCTTGATTTCATCACTAATCTTTAGAAGTTCTTTTGTTGGCTGGGTACTGGCTATATCGTGCTCTCCAGATAATAAGTTACCAAGCGTGATATCGGCATTTTCAACCGCAAGTTTCTCCATCCAACGATACATCTTTCCATTCATCATCATAACGTAGAAGTCATTAATTAGTGGAGCATGCCACTTACTTGTGATTTTTTGATCAAGCTCTTCTGTTAGGTCATAGAGCTGTGTGAGATTTAGCCTATTAAGTTTTGAAAAATCAATGTCATCATAGACCTTATAAAAATCTGACATAAAGTCTGCAACAACTTTATCAATCTTAGAGAAGTACCACATTAGGCTGCCAAATGTTTTAATCATTCCAGGTAACATCTTTAGTCTTTCGCAAAGAGAAAGATCCTTATCTTCTATGAAATCGACAGGGTCTGTAATTCCCATCATTTTTTCCATATCACCTTTTGATTGTTTAAAAGAGGGAAGTAGCAGAAGTCCTTTATACCATGATTGGATATTGTAGAAGACTCGTCCCTCGATAAGAGCAATCATATTCTTATGTCTTTTTTCATGCTTCTTTAATTCTTCTTCACTTAATCCTGTTAAGCCCAGAAGTTGGTGATAGACTTTGTAGTACATCTTAGAGGCATAAGAGAAAGTTAGGGGAGTCGTTACACCATTGAATGATTCCTGTATATTTGAATTATCAAAGACATTGGCAAACTCTTCTCTTTTATCCATTGGAAGAGAAGTGATATCTCTTGTTTGAACTATATAGATTTTCCCACCTTTGAAGCAAAACTCAATGTCTTGTGGTTTCTTCTTTAGTGCAAGGATACCAAGAGCGATCTCATTTAACTGGATAATTTCAGCATGAGTTAAAACGCTTGAGTTTATATCACGACCAGTTACTTCGACTTTCTTAGTTGTCTTATTTTCGTAGTCTGCGACTATTTTAAAATCTTTTTCTCTAATTTCGTCTCTAATAATTCCGCTATCATTGATCGTGTATTCGTCAGTATTACACTCACCACTAACGACGCCTTCGCCTTGTCCATAATTTGCTGAAATTAGCATTTCGTCTCTATGGCCATTAATTGGGTTGGCCGTAAAGAGAACCCCTGATTTATCTGGATCGATCATCTCTTGTATGATGACGGCCATCTTAGGTGTTGATTGGTGAATTTGATTCTTAAATCGATAAGTAAGAGCGGTAAGGGAAAAATTGCTTTTGAAGCAATTTCTTATAGCAGCTTCTATTCTTTCCCTCCCTTGAACATAGAGGAAGGATTCAAGTTGTCCAGCAAATGAAAATTGGCTACCATCTTCATCAGCAGCAGAACTTCTAATGGCATAATGAATATCTGGATTGATTCTATTCATCACTTCATCAATAATTACAATTTCACATTTATTAATCTCATTGTGAATTTTTTCAATGAGCTCTTTGAGATCATCGATGTACTCAAGTTGCGTGTACTGAGAAATTAGTTGTTTTAATACTTCGTTTTGGTCAACTAATGTTTGAAAGTAATCACTAGTAATGCAAAACCAATCAGGTGTATTAACACGACATTTTTCAAGCTTAGCAAGGTTATAGGCCTTACCTCCAACTTGTGTTTTTGTTGTAAGAAGAGAATCAAATTTACTTAATAGATACATTTACTACCTAATATTACAAATTATATTATTTTCATTTAATATTATCATATGAAAAAAATTGAAGATATAAGGCAAGAACTGGGTTATATCGGCGTACCAATAAATGGCTGCCATTACCTCGACTCTCATTTTAGAAATAATTTAGAAAAGCGATGCTTAATATACCAAGATAAAGATCTGACTTACGGTGAGTTTATGTCACAGGTTGGGGCCTGGATTTCGACTTTATCAGATGCTGGAATTAAGAGGGGTGATCGAATCATTGTTCTTATCCCTCTTCGTCTTGAACTCTATCAGATTATGGTTGCCTTATTTTATATGGGAGCAGTTGTTGTCTCGATTGACTCGACTATGCCTAAGGAGAAACTTAAGCAGGTTATTGAAGATGCAAATGCTCAGGGGATTATCTCTGTTAAAGAGCTTTTAAAGTGGACTCCACTAGTTCCTGCTCTTTGGAAAATGAAGCGTTTTACGTACAATCAAGATTGTATCTTTGCCAAGTCTCTAACAAATATCAGGGCCAAAGATAATCTTAATTTCTCGCAAGTACCAATTGAGCAAGATGCACAAACTCTTATCTCCTTTACGACTGGCTCAACAGGAAAGCCAAAAGCGGCAAATAGAAGCCTTGATATCTTTCTTGCCCAAAAGATTGTTTCAGAATACTTCTGGCTACATCGAGAAAATGAAGTTGATATGCCATTCTTTCCAACTCTTGTTCTACAAAATTTGGGACTTGGGATTACGACAATCTTTCCAGATATCGATTACCGAAAACTGTCAGAGTTTGATGCTGCAAAAGTAATTGATCAAATGAGTAAATATGGTGTGACGCGCTTTAGTGCCAATCCTATGATTATTAAGAGACTTGCAAATTATCTTGCTAAAAATAATATCAAGATTTCAAGCCTGAGAAGTATCATTATTGGTGGTGCTGAAATTTCAACGAAGCATGCAAGTTTTGTAAAGGAACAATTTGAAAAAGTAAGTGAAGGTGTTGAAATTCATATTATCTACGGTTCAACTGAAGTTGAACCAATAAGTTTTGTACCAATTGATGAATATATCTCAAATAAAAAAACAGGACTTAAGCTAGGCCATGTGATTGAAGTCTTAGACGTTAAAGTTGATAAAGTTACTAGTGGTTTTGACTTTCAAGAAGGTCTTAGCTGGGGGGAAATTTGTTTAAGTGGCCCTCATGTCATTAAGGAATATATCGATAACCATCCGGCCAATAAGACAACTAAGAGATGGGATGAGCATGGAAAGTTATGGCACTTAACTGGTGATGTTGGTTATATCAGTGATGGACAGATTTATTTACTAGGAAGATTAAAGGATTGTTTGAGTGTTGATGGAAAGCTAGTTCCTACATTTCATTATGAAAATGAATTAACGCGAATCGATGGCATTGAACGAGCTGCACTTGTGCAAGTTGGAAATAAGATTAAATGTCTTATCGAAGGCGAGGTAAAGATTAAAGATCATATTAGTGAAATTTTAAAAGATTGGAATTTAGCGAATGCAATTATTGAGTTTGGAAGAGTTCCTGTTGATTCGAGACATTTTTCACGCGTTGATCGCAATGCCATAAGAGAAGGTATCCAGCACAAATAATATGTGCTGGATTATGTGTTTTAGTTTTCGTAATTTTGACAAAGTATTGAAATTTTCTTTGTTAGCTCTTTAGGCAGAGTAGAAAATAGGTTTGACCAGCTATTTACTTTATGACCATAGCATCTTTGCCAATGTGGAGTATAAAGCTGACCTTTATCTCTTAATAGGTATTCTTCCATATAGCTTTTTAAATGTAAGTCTTGAAGATCTTTTGAATCAGATCTTTCTAATACTTTTCTCTGATAGAGCGTGTCGGCAATTTCAAATGGTGTTATAAAACTTGCTTGACCCTTATAAAGCTTATTTGATTCATCAAAATTATATGCTGCTCTAATGAAAGTGTGGAATTTGATACCTGGGTAAGTTTGTTTTATACCATTGTAAAAAGAGTTATCGTGCTCTCCATTATCACCAACAAGAATAACAGTGTCTGGCCTGTGCTCAGAGATTAGCTCTTCAAGTCTTTGGGCCTTAAAGACCTTGCTGGAAACTTTTATGGGTCTAATTTCAAGGCTACCTTCTGGGAAATTTCCATTCTTAAGTAATTCTGTGTGTGACCATGCCATCACTTCTTCTGGTGCATTTGTTAGGTAGAATACATCTGCATCAAGGCGATTCTTTATAATACGGTAAAGATCGGCCATACCAAGGAAGATATTATTTGTGCGGTATGCATTCGAAACAGCATCAACTTTTGATCTGATATGTCCGACTTTGATTGTGTCATCGATATCTGAGATTAGAAGTGTTTTTCCACTATCTTTAGAAAAGGCCAGCGTTGCTGATGCTAATAGGTTTAATGTAAGTACTAGGATTACAGATTTGAAGTTTCTTGTTTTCATGAAGAAATCATATTGAATGAATTCATAGATTTCACCATGTATCGCGTTAGTATGAACATTATACAGAGATTTCGTTAAAGTTTTCCATCCAAGTGCTGAATTGTTTGCATTTTTTGACCTCTTTGGCCTTGAGAAGATAGAGATTCTTGTGTGATCTAAAGGTTAAGATACTGCCTTTATCCTTGAGGTCCTTGAGTCTTTCGATTTCTTTATAATGCTCAATATTGCGATAATCACAAGTGCTAATGGTTTCTGCCTGAATTTTCTGTTTTTGAGTGACTTCATTTTGAAGTACTTTCATAAGATTGAGCTGATCTTGGGAGAGTTCGTGACTAATTTCTCCTAATCTCGTTAGGTAGTCTTTTGATTCATTTAAGCTTCTGGCCGCAAGATGTCCAAGTCCTTTCTTTGAGAAATTATTGAATTCCTCAATCTTTACTTGAGAACGAAAGAGGTAGTCATTGGCCCTTAGTCCAGCTGCGTGGACAGTGTTTGAAAGCCAGTAGACCCCGAATAATATAAAGATAAAGTATCTTAGTTTCATATGTATTTATAGGAGCAAGAAAAGTGCCAAGAAATAGGGCACTGTAATACGAGATTTCAATTGTTTACAGTGTTTATGATATGGACAGTGTCTAAAAATATCGTTATTTAAGGTACTTACTGTTTAAAACATGGTATAAGGCAATTTATGTACTATTTTGATCACGCGGCCTCTACTAAGCTCTATCCTGAAGTTATTGAAGTTTTATCGAAAAGCTTTGAATCGGACTATTCAAATCCAGCTGCTAAGCATTTAGCTGGAAAGGAATGCGCCAAGAAGATTGAGTTTGCCAGAGATAATATTTTAAAGCTTATTCAGGCAAAGAATTATGGCCTGATTTTCACTTCTTCTGCAACAGAAGCTAATAACCAAATTATTCGCTCTATTGAGGAAGGGATTATCTTTTTAAGTGGAGATCACCCTTCGGTTACAAAAGTTATTGATAACGGAGAAGGTTTTAAGCGTATTGAAGAGATTGTGGATGCAGTAACAAGTGAAACACAACTTGTTTGCATCAGCCTTGTAAACTCTCAGTCTGGA contains:
- a CDS encoding AMP-binding protein; the protein is MKKIEDIRQELGYIGVPINGCHYLDSHFRNNLEKRCLIYQDKDLTYGEFMSQVGAWISTLSDAGIKRGDRIIVLIPLRLELYQIMVALFYMGAVVVSIDSTMPKEKLKQVIEDANAQGIISVKELLKWTPLVPALWKMKRFTYNQDCIFAKSLTNIRAKDNLNFSQVPIEQDAQTLISFTTGSTGKPKAANRSLDIFLAQKIVSEYFWLHRENEVDMPFFPTLVLQNLGLGITTIFPDIDYRKLSEFDAAKVIDQMSKYGVTRFSANPMIIKRLANYLAKNNIKISSLRSIIIGGAEISTKHASFVKEQFEKVSEGVEIHIIYGSTEVEPISFVPIDEYISNKKTGLKLGHVIEVLDVKVDKVTSGFDFQEGLSWGEICLSGPHVIKEYIDNHPANKTTKRWDEHGKLWHLTGDVGYISDGQIYLLGRLKDCLSVDGKLVPTFHYENELTRIDGIERAALVQVGNKIKCLIEGEVKIKDHISEILKDWNLANAIIEFGRVPVDSRHFSRVDRNAIREGIQHK
- a CDS encoding phosphatase domain-containing protein; protein product: MKTRNFKSVILVLTLNLLASATLAFSKDSGKTLLISDIDDTIKVGHIRSKVDAVSNAYRTNNIFLGMADLYRIIKNRLDADVFYLTNAPEEVMAWSHTELLKNGNFPEGSLEIRPIKVSSKVFKAQRLEELISEHRPDTVILVGDNGEHDNSFYNGIKQTYPGIKFHTFIRAAYNFDESNKLYKGQASFITPFEIADTLYQRKVLERSDSKDLQDLHLKSYMEEYLLRDKGQLYTPHWQRCYGHKVNSWSNLFSTLPKELTKKISILCQNYEN
- a CDS encoding DUF3419 family protein, producing MAKYFTDKLNYSLANEDIEMESKVCRKLSPKSIGSICGAGPRGLYLVTQDNSRLDLFDVSGLQIEWARAYEKAIIALDEVDFLRAYHDDCAILKTVGANVGLNEYFEANEIAALAGSWEKTFITFSKLCRKILGHRIIDALKNCKTIQEQLNIMDTVSFKIKWTVVLSIVGNKALMNSLLYRGDFIRKNIPESYVKFYRNRFARLFKNNLIKDNFFLSLCFFGEVTLTNTPLRCRNFSELKESIGSTQVNYHIGDVVAELASGKHQFDYFSYSDVPSYFNDELGRDFLQKAKSSISIGGVICVRYYLRVHSPNLESFEDITADFSDLIKKEKVGVYDIKFYKRVS
- a CDS encoding PEP/pyruvate-binding domain-containing protein; this encodes MYLLSKFDSLLTTKTQVGGKAYNLAKLEKCRVNTPDWFCITSDYFQTLVDQNEVLKQLISQYTQLEYIDDLKELIEKIHNEINKCEIVIIDEVMNRINPDIHYAIRSSAADEDGSQFSFAGQLESFLYVQGRERIEAAIRNCFKSNFSLTALTYRFKNQIHQSTPKMAVIIQEMIDPDKSGVLFTANPINGHRDEMLISANYGQGEGVVSGECNTDEYTINDSGIIRDEIREKDFKIVADYENKTTKKVEVTGRDINSSVLTHAEIIQLNEIALGILALKKKPQDIEFCFKGGKIYIVQTRDITSLPMDKREEFANVFDNSNIQESFNGVTTPLTFSYASKMYYKVYHQLLGLTGLSEEELKKHEKRHKNMIALIEGRVFYNIQSWYKGLLLLPSFKQSKGDMEKMMGITDPVDFIEDKDLSLCERLKMLPGMIKTFGSLMWYFSKIDKVVADFMSDFYKVYDDIDFSKLNRLNLTQLYDLTEELDQKITSKWHAPLINDFYVMMMNGKMYRWMEKLAVENADITLGNLLSGEHDIASTQPTKELLKISDEIKKCDQGFQDQFLKLENLKVMDFFYINNKAIFELCQKYIDNYGDRTIGELKLESLTLRENPDFLINILKNYVIKESLSYESFIANELELRESEEAKIAPLVKKKLSSFARKRFYKDLRKLRKAIRYRENTRLLRTKSFGISRQIYREMGNQLASFNLINLPEDIFFLTLGEIEELKDGRIVQTSLKELISLRKSEYESYEDEEPGHHFKTFGFVHAGNKFIYEGNTNLDHDGALKGIGCYPGHITGEVALLFKPDDGIDVNDKILCTVRTDPGWAPLFPSIKGLLVEKGSTLSHSAVIARELKIPTIVGVPGITKIVENGQEIEMDCEKGLINLLQENQE